The sequence below is a genomic window from Hemitrygon akajei chromosome 2, sHemAka1.3, whole genome shotgun sequence.
CATTACTGTTATTCAcataagtcctgggtggagactcgggaataccatcacactcagatgcagaagggttcttcactgctgtttccataatGATTTttctttaccagtcagggttgttagccctgagctaaacccccaaacctggaggaccaagttgatcattcttagtctggcctctaccctttgacctattcgGCATGGGAGGCCCTACCAAAAGCCAtaaaagcataaagccctgtctCCAgctaacatagctctctgggtcattgaggtagATAAGCCTTCAAACCCAttgacaaggctgtggtcctcttggaggtgtaTCTCCAATAGAACCCAGTTACTTCTTAACAAAATTACTTGAATGAGATTATGCTAGATGCATCAGCTATGCCTGGAATGAACATGAAGTGGCAAGGTGAAGTGCAACCTGTGCTGCCAACTAATCTCCACTGTGTGTTGTATTTTGCATACTACAGTTCATAGTTGGCAATGTCAGGGATGTGTTGACATATCCCTTGCAACTAGCCACTGCTTCTTTACAGAACCAATGATGAGCCAACAGTATGATGCAGTCTGTTATTTGAACATTATTTGATGTTGTGGGAGCTTCTGGTGTGCTAACAGCTTCTGATGTTCTGATGTTACATTATCTTTGACAGGTGTTGCAAATATACTCAAATGGATGCAAAACATTTTAGACAActataaacattctctcactttcCACGTTACCTAGACCCAGTCAACAGTCAAATCAGAAAATGGAGAAGAATCTTCTTGCAAGTCGTGAGAGGGGCAacggagttaatgtttcaggttgaggacACTCCATAAGAGTGGGATATCAAAAGTGATTTAAGATCcagagaaaggagggagaaaaAATAATTCCTGTTATAGGATGGAGAGTTGCTGAATTGGAGAAGTTTCCTTAGTCACAACTGATTCATTTGGAGAACTGTGCATAGAAAAAAATATATGTATGAGTTGAGAGAAATGATGAAATCCAAAATATGAAATAGTGCAGGTGTTGGATAGCAGAGATTAAGCACAATGATTGAAAttttcaacaagtcaggcagaatctccAGAAGCAAAAAAGTAGATTAATTACAGGCTGATGTTTTTTCATTGGAGCTTGTGGTTTTATTGTAGCACCTGTTACTTTGTTAAAGCCTATTTTGACTGCTATCTGGAGCGTGAGACCAGCTGTTTCTGAATATATGCACTGGTTGAATTTGCTATGCAAATTTGTCGATTGTGGTAGGGAGTGAGATTTGAAGGACCTGGACTCTGCATTCACAACATTCCTGTTCTCTACAGGTCATGTAATATACAGGATATTTAGgatcattggatatattttgcACTCAGCTTGATAATGCATAGGCCTATATAAGTACTAATAGTTCTGAAATATCATGAAAGTTGTTTCTGCGAAATCTCGCATGACTGAGAACGTATTATGAAAACAAGACACTCGGCAGTTCCAGATTTGCAATAATAAAGGTATTTTTCTTAAAAGTTTAATTTTGTTACTGAATCTAAGTTAATCTAGTTTATATAAGTTAACTATATTAAATTCTGTATGTTATATTGTTTAATAAATTATCCTGTTGTAAATATCAATGGAAGCAATTGCTTGTCACTTTCCAATGGCCTGTCACACTAAATCTAGCTGGCTGTGATATTAAGAGGCAGTGCTGTCTGATTATTGCAGGGCGGATACATGCAAACATTCTCCTCAATACTACTTTTATTTGCAAGATAGATCTTTTTACCCCAATTCTCAATTTTCAAGTTAACTCATAAGTCGTTCTCTAGTTCCCGATCAAAATCGTGCTATGAACAATCCAGCCTATGTAATACAAATGATGTTTCATAATCCACTCAGTTTACACTTGCATAATGGCAGAATTACCTGTGTAGAAAAAATAAGGAACAGACCATTCATcctctctcctctcacctctgTCCTATCACCCAATAAGATCACTGCTAATCTATGTTGCAACTCAACATTTTTCCTACTAATTTTGCTGATCATTGACTGTGTTTCTGTTGCTGATTGTGAAAGAAGGTTTCAATTCTTGGCTACCTTTTGTATAGTGTCTAAGTTCATTCCTGAAAAAATGTATTTCTTATTTTGAACTTGTGTCCGATTAGGATCATCTACTAGTAGAAAGAAGACTCAATACTTTCAGTTTGGAGCACAATCTATTCCAATGATCTATTCTCTTTCTGAATTCTAATGGGTACATCCCAATATATTTGTAAATTTGCTTTAtaatttcattcctggagtcCACACCTCATAAATGCTTTTCTGCAGCCTCCAGGGCAAATGATACCTTACTGTAGTTTGGTGCTCAGAGATGAACTCAGTACTCAAGGTATGCGAGGTGTATGAGAGGCTTGGATAAATGTAGTATCACTCTATCCTTGTATCCGTCATCCATTTATCTTATTTTAGTAGCCCTTTGAATATCATATCTGCCCAAGGCACTTTAACAATTGGTGTTTATAGATTTCCAAGTCTCTTTGGACCGCTACTGTTCCTAGCTTTTAATCATTCCATTTTTACCCTTTTGTAGGCCTATTATCATTCCCATATTTCACAAGTTTATTTTTTGTTTAATTCTTGCTGTCCAATATCTGTGAGACTCCAGCAGGAATTCCCACTTTTAAATCTGGATGCTTTTAGACCTGCTCCCCCATGACCACCAAAGCCGAACATTAATCTCAACAGCTTGTGCTCTCTAAGCATTTTTCCTCTAGTTACAGTCCTCACCCAGTAGAATGAAGGGAGAACTTGCCTCCTGTAGTAGTTTTGTCATACTTATCCTCTAGAGCTCACACTGAACCGTGCGTATAGAGTAAAAACTTCTGCCAACTTACCTCTGAAAATAAAAACTAGGCAGGGCTCACAGATCAACAAATTCAGAACAATTCCAAAAACGCAGAGGGTGCAAACCttacaaataaaaatatttaactgCAGACATTACTAAATCATGTCACAAGATATTATATGACATGAACAACATAAAGTATGAGAAACTGAAAGGACTGTTCACTGAAAGAGCTACTGTATTATACTTGATAGCTTTCTTAGACGGAAGTCTTAATTGTACCTGTAACTCATAGCCACATGCACTTCTCTCTGATTTTGTCTGTAGCTCACAGCAGTAACTACTTAGCTGTTCTCAATTTATGCAGACGGCCAACTCTGTCCACAGCTTTTTTTAAGCCATGCTTTAATTGTAAATGTTAATCATATGTTAAATTAAGATTATTTTAACATTACCCACCTTTGCTGATCACTCAGAATGTGTACATTGATCAGACCTGTTCTCAGTTGTCTGTATATTGATAACTTATTTCCTGACCCTTCCTCATATTAATATAAAAACTTAATTTGTGAGAGCTTGATTGATGCAGcctttttgtatttttttgcaTGTTTGCCTGCTACAGGGCCATAAACTGTCTGAATCTAAATGCTTACCACATTCAAAAGCTTGTTTGTGGCAGAACTAAACATGCGAGGTCCCTCTTTGTCACTAACGTGTTGAGACATAAATCTTTGCCAATAGCCACACTGCAGGGTTCAGAgaaagcttttgtatctttttaAACAGATTATTCAACATTCATTCTTAGTTTAAGATCTGTTTCAAAAGTTCAACACAGTCTCCCTTCATTTCTCATGATGTGCTGGTGATTTACAGTCAGCTTATAGGCTATGTAGATTTACCAAGAGTTCAGTGCATTTGCCGACGGGTTTACCATACAGAGTCTGCTCCACTGACATCCAAAACTGTAGACGCATCCCCATCTGCTAGGCAGCAGGAGAACATTAGAAAGAGTGGTAGGATGGATAAAGATGGAAAagaggagaggaaaaaaagggaATGAGGAAAATAGGAATCCAagaagagagagtgggaaaaAGACAATTGGAGAAATTGGCTGGAGAGACAGGAAACAAGGGGGAGGAGGAAAATGAGTAACAGGAAAGGGCAAGAGACAAGGGAAGGGATAGAGATTTGAAGCCAAGAAGGCAATGAGGAGaaaggaagaaaaaagaaaggGGAAACAATTTGGAGTGGAAGAATAGGGgaaatggagagagaaagaaaagtagGGAATTGACATGTAAGGGCAGAGTGAGGAAAGTGCAAGGAGTTAGGGAGAGGGGCAGGAAAAAGATaaaggagaaaaggcaaaagaAGCAAGAGAGTGGGTAGAAAAAATAGAGAGTATGTGGAGGGGAGGGTTAAAGGAgtaggaagaaagagagagatggagatAGGAAAAGCAGTGGGAGAAAGTGCAGATGGAGAGTGAATTAAGGGAGAGGATAAAGAAGGACGATCGAGAGAGAGGGAAGCGGGAGTGAGAAAGATAGAGAAAGTGAGATGaaagacagaaagaaagaaaaggaggtaggAGTGACTGAAAGAGGTGAAGGAAGAATTTTGTGGAAAGAGACACAGATGGATTAGTgaagagagaggtggggagagaaaAATATGAGTACAATGTAATAAAGAAAGGGAAATAGAGAAGGACAGTGAAAGAGGAGCCAGAGAAGGAAGTGGAAAGAGAATATCAGGAGGAAAAGAAAGGAGTGGGGGAAAAAATTGAAAAGGGGAAAGGGAAAGTGTGAGAGGTAGAAATAATGGATGGGACACTAAGGTGTGATGCATTAAGAACCTGATCTCTCCGAAGTATGAAGTCAAGGTTCTTTATTGCACTTCCACTTATCCTTTCATCAACCTCTCcgtattttttaacttttaaaaaatttatttagagatacagcacggaatagggcCTGCCTGCACTTTgaactgcaccacccagcaacccctgatttaaccccagcctaatcacaagataatttacaatgaccaattaacctaccattttggacaatgggaggaaactggagcatcatggtcacagggagaacatatacactccttacagacaatggtggggatTGAACCAGGGTCAAAGTGTTCTGCTAACTACTATACCACCTCCAACTCAGTTCTCCCACACTACCTCCCTTTTCTCTACCTTCACTCCCTTACACTCTGTTCCTTTCCTCTTGTTCATTTTGCCCCTTAATTTCCTTCCCCCAGCTAGCTATTCCTACTCTCTATGAACACTGTTCTCCATGTCCCAATTTGCCTTCCTCCTCTAATGCTGGACTCTCTGACCCACATATTCTCCCTGCttttctcctcctccctctcgaAAAACAAAGctatttatttttaaagttcTAAAATACATTGGTATTCCATTACTATTCTTCAATTCAGTTTAACTCCAAAAATTACATGATCTTTTTATAATTACAAAATAATTCATGATTAACTTTTTAAATCATTCAACAGCCTGAATTATATTGTAATTATGTTAAAGATACAAATGATATTATATTTTTgatggaatggatgtggaggccaagtcattaagtatatttaagacagaggttgatagattcttgattagacagggcttgaagggatacaggagattgggactgagaggaaaatagatcagccatgatgaaatggtggaacagactcaatgggccaaatggcctaattctactcctatatcttataatgTCAACACCGAACATTGCAACTGATAAATTATATTTTGTTATTCTGGTGGAAAAATTTAAAGTTTTGTATATTCTGTTCATCCATTTTTATATCAAGATTTTGAGATATTATACATTAAAATATGCTTTTTGATTTGCATCCAGATTAATTAAGGGTTGGTGGCATTTCTTATGAATGTGAAGCTCCCATGAGCACATTGGTTTTGATAGCTAGTGTGGATGACCTCATTTTTAACTGATTTGAAAGCAGTTTGCCAAATTTAATTCATTCCTTAATAAATTCATCTCTTTGCAATTTCCTTCTGGCCATAGTCCTTATGATTTTCAGATACAAATGCACCTTATTCCAAATTAGTAATAACTAGAAGTTTTGTTGATACAAAACAGATACTAAAAGGAAATCTCTAATCACCTTCTGTCAGTTCATCCTATTCCCTGTCTCCTGATACATGGGTGATTTCCTATTCGGATCAATACACTACCATTAGTTCTACTAGCATTAGTATCGGATTTTCATGTCTATTGTTTAGCTATTGAATAacagctggaaatccagacaaaACAAGGTTTATCTCTTTGCCTATTACTCCCCCcaggtcccttcctccttccctttctcctatgatccactctcctctcctatcagattccttcttctccagcccctttACCACCCATTTGGATTCACATATCACCTTCTGGCTaccctccttcccatccccccacctttttattctgcatcttccccctttcttttcagtcctgaagaagagttttgccctgaaacgttgattgtttattcatttccatagacgctgctgagttcctccagcattttgtgcatgttgcacaGTATGCTGGTGACATAAGTTATTTGAGTCGAAGTCTTCTATTGAATGAGCACAGATTATAGATCTACACTACCTGCAAGTATTAGTACACATTTAAATCTGCTTTGCATAGCAAATTAATCTGTAATCCAATGTGTTTTTTATCATAATCATTCATGTTAATTGTActggtggcatggtagcacaaCTAGTAATGGTGCTGCTGCTCTACGGTTCCAGTGATCTGGAGTTCACTCCAGACCTAATGTGTTGTCTGCCTAAAGtggtgcctgtgtgtgtgtttcccctaggagctctggtttcctcccacctcccaaagaTCTGTAGGCTCTTAGTtgtaggtcctgatgaagggtctcggcccaaaacgtcgacagtgcttctccttatagatgctgcctggcctgctgtgttccaccagcattttgtgtgtgttgtctgtagGCTCTTAAATTAATTGACTACTGCAATTGGCTCCTAGTATGTCACTGAGTGGGAGAACCAAGGGAGAGTTAattggagtttgaagaggttaGGTTGGAAGAAAATTTAGTGGGGGGAATGGGATTCTTCTGTGAGATGGCACAaatgtcacagagtcatagaggcttcttcttcttgggcccttagctctCAGTGGAGCCAAGGCCACCAGTGACCTCTGTTGGGAGTTCATCGTTGTTTCTGTAagccattgtatccactgtacagaATATTAGTCTATATGatttcaccagagccctgttggcagccttacccatttccacctcaTGACGGGACATAAGATTTGACCCTGAGAGGCTCATAGAACCGTACAGTGTAGAAAGAGGACCCCAGCTAATTGAGATTGTAGTCTGTATCAAACACCCAATTACTCTGATTTCACACCAGTCCCCTTGTTCTGTCCTCACATTCCCAATAACAtttcccagattctaccactcactcaCATACTAGGAGAAAATTACAGTGGCCAAAATTTGTGAGGAACATTTAGTTATTGCACAGTTGCCTATACACTTGAGGGCAAACTGTTTCTTCTTGTCACTATTTATGACTGTGCTTTTGGATTTGAATCTGAGATTTGTTTGTATTCCCTATGTGCCATGCTCAGAAGGTTATAAACTATGTGCATTTTGTTTCAACAGGTATTTAAACATTGTGAAACTCTGAGAAAATGATGACCTGGCATTTACTACTAAGTGCAGCTTTAGTTGTAATCACTTTCCATGAAGCAGCGCCTTCAAACGCCTCAGATAAGGAAGTATGTGAGCGGCTGTGCTCCTGTGAAGAAAGAGACAGTCTGCTGCACATTAATTGTCAGAACAAGGATATCACCGAAATATCTCAAGTCAAGCCACCGCAGGAATATAACTACAATCTTAACCTACAAGATAACTTTGTGAGTGTAATATATCACAATGATTTCATCCGATTCAGGAATGCTTTATCACTGCATCTTGGCAGGAATCATTTGCAAAACCTGGAACCTGGGACTTTCACCGGACTTAGTTCCTTGAAACGCTTGCATATCAATGGCAACAATTTGGAAGTTCTGCGTGAGGGCACATTTCTAGGCTTGGACAATTTGGAATTCCTCCAGGCAGATAATAATTTCATCCAGGTTATTGAGCCTGGTGCATTCAGTAAGCTTAACCGGCTGAAAGTACTCATCCTGAATGACAATGCGATCCCCTTTCTCCCCACCAACATATTTCGCTTTGTACCCCTGACACACTTGGACCTTCGAGGAAATCACTTAAATTCACTTCCATATGTTGGTCTGCTGGAGCATATAGGCAGAATAATGGAGCTCCAATTGGAGGATAACCAGTGGAAATGCGATTGTGATTTATTGCCACTCAGATCCTGGCTGGAAAACATGCCACCCCAGTCTAATATTGGTGATGTTGTCTGTGTGCACCCATTTAGACTGAAGGGTAAGATTTTAACTAAAATAACAGCCATGGAAATTTGCCCTGCAGGTTCAGGTCCTGACTTTGAAGAACCTATAAATTCAATTCATTTGGTGGTAACTCCAGCAGGTGACAATTCCCTCATCAACATCCAGAGTGAAAATAGATCAGTTATTAAAGAAAACAAAGAAGATCTGTATATTCTACAACCTGACGGAGAGGATGATGAGAGAATTGTGACAACAAGGCCTGTGGTCTTTCCAAAATCACCCTGTCTGACTATGTGTCATTGCAGCACACAACATAATGTGGGCCAGATAATGAAATGTCAAGAAAGGAACATTAAAAGTTTGTCGGACCTTTCACCAAGTCCACCAAAGCCAGTCAAGCTTTATTTGACAGATAACATTATCCAGTCTGTTACAAAATCTGATCTACTCAGCTACGGCAGCCTGGATTTGCTACATTTAGGGAATAATCGAATAACAGAAATTGAAGATGGTGCTTTTGCAAACCTCACCAATCTTCACAAGATGTACTTAAATGGTAACAGCATTGTGAGATTAAGGAAAGAAATGTTCGTTGGTCTCGGACGTCTTCAATACCTGTATCTGGAGCACAATATAATCAAGGAGATATTACCAGGGACATTCAGTGCCCTACTGCAGCTCAAGGTCTTGTATCTGAACAACAACCTTCTTCATAGTTTGCCTCCACATATATTTTCTGGTGTTCCACTCTTGCGGTTAAACCTTAAGAATAATCATTTGATGCATCTTCCTGTGAGCAATGTAATTGATCAGCTTGAATTCCTGGTTCAGATAGATTTAGAAGACAACCCTTGGGATTGCACTTGTGACTTGATTAGCCTGAAGCAATGGATGGAAAAACTCCATAAGAATGTAACAGTCAGTGAGATTATGTGTGAATCCCctgaaaagtttgccaagaaagATTTGAAAATGTTAAACAATGAATTGATATGTCCTGGATTAATAACTATTCTGGGCCCACCAACAGAAGCTAATGTTATTGACTTATCCACTGCAGCTTCTAGTACTGCATCCAGCCTCCTgggctccatcatggacacggTCCCACTTTCTGTTTTGATCCTCAGCTTGTTAGTAGTGTTCTTATTGATCGTATTCAGTGCAGCTGGGATGGTGGTCCTTGTGCTTCACCGTCGGAGAAGGTCGAAGAAGAAACATAAAACGACTCCAGTACAGGACTGCAGTCCTTTGCAGGTCCAATACAGTGTATATGGACACAAGAGAACCCATCACACTGAAGAACGACCGGATGGAAATATATATGAGCAGCACACGATTAATGCAATAGGTCCAATGTGCAGAAGTCGTTCTTATAATATGAGGGATGTGGAACTGGACAATGAGATCAAAGATGGGAATGAGCCAAGAATGATTTACAGGAGTCACATGATGAGAGAAAAAGAACGTCTGCTCACAAATCCCAACATCAAATTCAGTGCAATAGAGCGAGCCCCAGAATTTATGTCCCTCCGTGATCCTACTTCAATGTACAGAAATATAATGGAAAAAGAAAGGGAGCTTCAGCAAATTGGAATCACAGAATACCTGAAGAAAAATAtctcaccattacagtcagatcTGGATGTTCGCTATCCATCTAGACAAGAAGAGCTAAAATTGATGGAAGCAATCATCTATTCAAGACCTAAAAAAGTTGTAGTTGAAGAGACAAAAAATGAATATTTTGAACTGAAGGCAAAACTACAAACTGAACCTGACTACTTAGAGGTTTTGGAACAGCAGACGGCATTGAACCAACCATGAATCTTTCAGCGGCATTGACAATTTTTAACTTGCCTGTTACATTGTGATAAACAAGCCTATTTGCTGTACTAAGACATTAGTGCCTTTACAGAtgattctctttttttttgtctctctccAAACAATACAGCAGTAATCCTTATTTAACTCAGGGATCGATAGGCAAACCACTGGGAATAGCCAATAGAGAACGTAGGTACAGGTATAGTAACACCCCACAGGATTTCTTTCACAGTGTAAAGACTGCATTGTCAAGCACAAAGCTTTATTAAGCGTCAGGACGATCATTTTATATTATACAGACAATCCTATTAAGTTAACATAATGATGCTATCAGGTGAATCAGTAGTGATCAAAAGAGGGTTCCCGAATGAATGGTTGCTACCCATATGCAAATTTATTGGGAAGCCTTATTTTCAAAGCTAAGCTACAGGTTTGCAGTTTTTATGGAGCAGTGGATGAAATCATGGAACGTGATCCCTAAAGGACCAGTGACAACTCACTGTGACAAAACAGAATCAAATCCATTCAATTGATGTAAACTcgtgattttatttcattttatttaatatataattCTTCTGGTCTGCTGTAATGATTTCATCATCTAATAAGGGAGGTGAGTTACATGATTTCTGACAATCCAATCTGTTGCTGCTGGATTTTAAATTATAGAGAATATTCTGAACTTGCAAATCTGCAAGTCTTGAAATAACTACTGTAAGAAGCAGACCCAAATGTGGCTGCACATTGTATTTAGACTGAATCATATTCTCTTTGTGACGTTTCTATCCTGTCAGTTATATCACGAGGCATTCCCAATTCCTTTAGGTCTGGAGCTACATTCAAGGCAGATATTTATATGAAAAAATTGAAACAAAAATTACTTCTTAAATAAATCTTTCATTTGCAAAAGTTTTAAAAACTGACACACATTGGGAAGAAAAGCACACAAAGACCATAATGTTAAAGGATATGATTTGTTTCAAATACAGCATAGAAGTCTGCAAGTTATTTTTTCATTTACAAAATTGTAAAATATTCCTGTAAACTATTTATTCTGTACAGTTTTGCAAATAAAGCAGGGGTGCctttattgtaaaaagaaaatgtGCACTGAACTTTTAATGGAAATAAAGTCAGGATACAGGACTTTCTTCTCTCAATGTGCATTTCCATCCTATTCCCAGTCTGCTATTGAATTAGACTTACTCTtagtgttcatttccatagagtaTTGTTTCCAGGGCCTGCACCAATTCCACTGATATTACCGAAGTATATTAGGAGCCGTATGTGTGGTAAAGGAAGGCATCCGACAAATGTGGTCCACGTACGGTAAATGAAGTAGAAACTTATCATAGATATTCagtagcagaatcagaatcaggtttaatatcaccagcatatattgcAAAATTTGTTAcctttgcagctgcagtacaatgcaaaacaggGAAAGTGTAGAAAAAAACACAACTGAATTACAATCaatcaataattaaataaataaacacacacacacacacacacagagtaaatAGTCAAATTGAGATTAAGTACTGCAAcaacagaaatttaaagaaaaagcagtgcggtagtgttcatgggttcaatgtccatttagaggttgaatggcagaggggaaggagctgctccggaatcactgagtgtgtgccttcaggcttctatacctcctacctgatggtaacaatgagaagagggcatgtcctgggtagtgggggtccttgatgatggaagctacttttctgaggcactgctccttgaagatatcctggatattACAAAGGTTAGTACCTATGATAAGCTGACTAAGATTACAACTCTCTTCTGcttattttggtcctgtgcaatatccccgctcccccccccccccccaccagacagtgatgcagaggTCTCAATTGTTTTACGTTCTGCACAATATGCACTCATTCGTATTTATCACTGATGAGACTAACAATCAACAATACTCTGGTACAAAACAATTGCAGAGAATATATGAAGCACACCAGACATTTTGTACTTGTTAGGACCTGCTCTGTTAATTTCAGACAAGTTTCATCAAATATTTGGCACTGTTTTAAATGGAAAACACAAGGCTGGTTcatgccacacacacaaaatgctggtggaac
It includes:
- the slitrk6 gene encoding SLIT and NTRK-like protein 6, which gives rise to MMTWHLLLSAALVVITFHEAAPSNASDKEVCERLCSCEERDSLLHINCQNKDITEISQVKPPQEYNYNLNLQDNFVSVIYHNDFIRFRNALSLHLGRNHLQNLEPGTFTGLSSLKRLHINGNNLEVLREGTFLGLDNLEFLQADNNFIQVIEPGAFSKLNRLKVLILNDNAIPFLPTNIFRFVPLTHLDLRGNHLNSLPYVGLLEHIGRIMELQLEDNQWKCDCDLLPLRSWLENMPPQSNIGDVVCVHPFRLKGKILTKITAMEICPAGSGPDFEEPINSIHLVVTPAGDNSLINIQSENRSVIKENKEDLYILQPDGEDDERIVTTRPVVFPKSPCLTMCHCSTQHNVGQIMKCQERNIKSLSDLSPSPPKPVKLYLTDNIIQSVTKSDLLSYGSLDLLHLGNNRITEIEDGAFANLTNLHKMYLNGNSIVRLRKEMFVGLGRLQYLYLEHNIIKEILPGTFSALLQLKVLYLNNNLLHSLPPHIFSGVPLLRLNLKNNHLMHLPVSNVIDQLEFLVQIDLEDNPWDCTCDLISLKQWMEKLHKNVTVSEIMCESPEKFAKKDLKMLNNELICPGLITILGPPTEANVIDLSTAASSTASSLLGSIMDTVPLSVLILSLLVVFLLIVFSAAGMVVLVLHRRRRSKKKHKTTPVQDCSPLQVQYSVYGHKRTHHTEERPDGNIYEQHTINAIGPMCRSRSYNMRDVELDNEIKDGNEPRMIYRSHMMREKERLLTNPNIKFSAIERAPEFMSLRDPTSMYRNIMEKERELQQIGITEYLKKNISPLQSDLDVRYPSRQEELKLMEAIIYSRPKKVVVEETKNEYFELKAKLQTEPDYLEVLEQQTALNQP